The genomic DNA CAAGCGTTCTCACCAGTGACGGTTGCTCGATGCCAATCGCTTTAGCCAGTTGAATTTGCGACTGCTCCGGGGGAAGCTGATGAATGTTGTGCAGCGTCACCCAATGCGTTTGCGTCAATTCCAGAGGTTTCAGGCGATGGTCGATCAGAGCACGCCAGATGCGCACTAACCGGGCCAGATCAGAACCTAATGGCGATTCCAATTTCATCTCCTTATAATTAGCTTGCTAAGTTATTATACTGATTTTAAGATAGTGTGCAGCATTTAACATACCAAAACAATGTATTGCCTTCTTAACGCAAACCAAAGCAATGATTTATACTCTCAATAGTTATAAATGCGTTTTGCCGATGTGGATCCCACAATTGGCCTGTTACGACGCCCAGGCAAAGGATTTCTGCTCGTGATGTTAACATTCACTGCATCAGGACTGCCCCTTCAGGATCTGGTGGTCGGCGCTTCAATCTATTTTCCCCCGCTGTTCAAAGCCGTCCTGTTGGGCTTTCTGATCTGGCTTATCGCCCATCGCCAGTTACGCGACTGGATGTACGCGGGCGATATCTGGCATCCCCTGTTGATGGATCTCTCTATATTCGCGCTGTCCGTGTGTCTGGCGTTGATGCTTATTGTGTCATGGTGATGCCTGATGATAAAAAAACTCAAATATTTCTCGACCTTACTCATTGCCGCCATCGCTCTGGTGATCGTCTGGCTGGTGTGGAATTACTACATGCAATCGCCGTGGACGCGCGACGGCAAAGTACGCGCCGAACAGGTCAGCATCACGCCGCAGGTTTCAGGCAGTATTCAGGCGATCAATGTAAAAGATAACCAGCGGGTAAAAGCCGGTGACGTACTGTTTCGCATTGATGACACGCCGTATAACATTGCGGTGCTGAATGCGCAGGCGGAGCTGGCAAAAGCGCAGACCGATTTCGTCAAGGCCACCCACGAAGCCACCCGCCGTCGTAATCTGCCGCAAAACTACATTTCCGCTGAAGATCTCGATACCGCGAACGTTACAGTGAAAGCGGCTAAAGCGTCTGTTGATGCGGCGCAGGCCTCGCTGGAACACGCCCGCTGGCAACTGGCGCAGACCGTCGTCAAAGCGCCGGTTGACGGCTGGGTGACAAACCTGTCCACCCGCGTCGGCAGCTATGCCACTGAAGGCCAACCGGTTTTTGCGCTGGTCGACAGCCACTCGTTTTATGTCATCGGCTATTTTGAAGAGACAAAACTGCGTCATATCCGCGCCGGTGACAGCGCTGAAATTATCCTCTACAGTAACAATCAAAAGTTACGCGGTCACGTTTCCAGTATCGGGCG from Trabulsiella odontotermitis includes the following:
- a CDS encoding DUF1656 domain-containing protein, giving the protein MLTFTASGLPLQDLVVGASIYFPPLFKAVLLGFLIWLIAHRQLRDWMYAGDIWHPLLMDLSIFALSVCLALMLIVSW
- a CDS encoding efflux RND transporter periplasmic adaptor subunit, which produces MIKKLKYFSTLLIAAIALVIVWLVWNYYMQSPWTRDGKVRAEQVSITPQVSGSIQAINVKDNQRVKAGDVLFRIDDTPYNIAVLNAQAELAKAQTDFVKATHEATRRRNLPQNYISAEDLDTANVTVKAAKASVDAAQASLEHARWQLAQTVVKAPVDGWVTNLSTRVGSYATEGQPVFALVDSHSFYVIGYFEETKLRHIRAGDSAEIILYSNNQKLRGHVSSIGRAIYDQSVESDSGLVADIKPNIPWVRLAQRVPVRIEFDNLPPEITLVSGTTCTVAVGRNE